In Blastopirellula sp. J2-11, a single genomic region encodes these proteins:
- the cyaB gene encoding class IV adenylate cyclase, producing MKFEVELKFPVNDLRRVETALADLGAAIEIPVKQSDFYYGHPARDFAQTDEALRIRRVGSKNIITYKGPKIDATTKTRREIEVPLVSGSEGAANIIEMIEALGFVQVAEVTKNRRKANLSFADQAVEVALDEVKGLGEFVELEISIEEAGVDAAREAINQLAEKLGLSGSERRSYLELILEA from the coding sequence ATGAAGTTCGAAGTCGAATTGAAGTTTCCGGTCAATGATCTGCGCCGCGTAGAAACGGCCTTGGCGGATCTGGGCGCCGCGATCGAAATCCCGGTCAAACAGTCTGATTTCTACTACGGACACCCGGCGCGGGACTTTGCCCAAACCGACGAGGCGCTCCGGATTCGGCGTGTTGGTAGTAAAAATATCATCACTTACAAAGGCCCGAAGATCGACGCGACCACCAAGACGCGTCGCGAGATCGAAGTACCGCTCGTCTCAGGTTCCGAAGGCGCCGCCAACATCATCGAGATGATCGAGGCGCTCGGCTTTGTGCAAGTCGCCGAAGTGACCAAAAATCGCCGCAAAGCGAATCTCAGCTTCGCCGATCAAGCCGTCGAAGTCGCTCTGGACGAAGTCAAAGGCCTAGGCGAATTTGTTGAATTGGAAATCTCCATCGAAGAGGCCGGAGTCGACGCCGCTCGCGAGGCGATCAACCAGCTGGCCGAAAAGCTGGGGCTGTCAGGAAGCGAACGCCGCAGCTATCTCGAGCTGATTCTCGAAGCCTAA
- a CDS encoding MFS transporter, producing MPSFAADKKDRPADSPAPALPAEPDDAAEGHNFLLLALSQVVMRCGWIFKTESIIIPAVVDLIAGPGWIRGLLPILNRIGQSLPPLFYARTLKSMPQKKWSLCGTMLAMGISFSMLAFCFVPPVRDAVDAVFPESAIWPSAWITVAFMVCYLLFFTATGLNQIGFGTVQGKLVRVTKRGRLMLVANFVGAIAAIGFAAWLLPMWLTNDSAQVYWIFGFAGAAFLVSAGVAALLKERRDQSPHVKGTALELFHDAFSVLTEDRNFRRLAVVACCFGCSLMLFPHYQALARERLGAPLENLILWVIIQNGGTAAFSLLGGPLADWKGNRLVLQLMMCGVFMMPLIAVVLIHTGPSGAVLFNWLFLLVGVTPVMFRGLSNYVLEIAPRSEHPRYLAALSLCVAAPMIASPAVGWALDAISYEAVFLAISAILFGGLLMTWTIDEPRHA from the coding sequence ATGCCTTCGTTCGCCGCTGATAAAAAAGATCGTCCCGCCGATTCCCCTGCTCCTGCATTACCCGCTGAACCGGACGACGCAGCGGAAGGTCATAACTTTTTGCTGTTGGCTTTGTCGCAAGTCGTGATGCGCTGCGGTTGGATATTCAAGACCGAGAGCATCATCATTCCGGCCGTCGTTGATCTGATCGCCGGGCCTGGTTGGATTCGCGGCCTGTTGCCGATCTTGAATCGGATCGGGCAATCGCTTCCTCCGTTGTTTTACGCGCGGACCCTGAAGTCGATGCCGCAAAAAAAGTGGTCGCTCTGCGGCACCATGCTGGCCATGGGGATCAGTTTCTCGATGCTGGCGTTTTGCTTTGTACCGCCGGTCCGCGACGCCGTTGACGCGGTCTTTCCCGAGAGTGCGATCTGGCCCAGCGCCTGGATCACCGTCGCGTTTATGGTTTGCTACTTGCTCTTTTTCACCGCGACCGGATTGAACCAGATCGGTTTTGGCACCGTGCAAGGCAAGTTGGTCCGCGTCACCAAGCGAGGCCGCTTGATGCTGGTCGCCAATTTTGTCGGCGCGATCGCCGCGATCGGTTTCGCCGCGTGGCTGTTGCCGATGTGGCTGACCAACGACAGCGCCCAGGTCTATTGGATCTTTGGTTTCGCCGGTGCCGCCTTTTTGGTGAGCGCCGGCGTTGCGGCCTTGCTGAAAGAACGCCGCGATCAATCGCCGCATGTCAAAGGAACGGCGCTCGAACTATTTCATGACGCATTTAGCGTTTTGACCGAAGATCGCAACTTTCGCCGTTTGGCGGTCGTCGCGTGTTGCTTCGGCTGTTCGCTGATGCTCTTTCCGCACTATCAAGCATTGGCGCGCGAGCGATTGGGGGCTCCGCTCGAAAATCTGATCCTGTGGGTCATCATTCAGAACGGGGGAACGGCGGCGTTCAGCTTGTTAGGCGGTCCGCTAGCCGACTGGAAAGGGAATCGCTTGGTCTTGCAGTTGATGATGTGCGGCGTCTTTATGATGCCGCTGATCGCCGTCGTTTTGATCCATACCGGTCCCAGCGGCGCCGTGTTGTTCAATTGGCTCTTCTTGCTGGTCGGCGTAACGCCGGTGATGTTTCGCGGGCTCAGCAACTATGTGCTGGAGATCGCACCGCGGAGCGAACATCCCCGTTATCTAGCGGCGCTTAGCCTATGCGTCGCCGCGCCGATGATCGCATCACCTGCGGTCGGTTGGGCGCTCGACGCGATTTCTTACGAAGCGGTCTTTCTGGCGATCTCAGCAATCCTGTTTGGCGGATTGCTGATGACCTGGACGATTGACGAGCCGCGTCACGCGTAA